From Paenarthrobacter sp. A20:
CAAAACGTCACCGGTACGGGAAACCTGCTCGCCGCCATGGAAGCAGCCTCTGTACGGGCGATCGTTTTTTCCTCGAGCGCCGCCGTGTATGGGAACACTGACGTGGATCTCGTGACCGAATCGACGCCCACGAGGCCGGAATCTCCCTATGGCGAATCCAAGCTCATTGGTGAGTGGCTCATCGCAGACCAATCACGGGCAACCGGGCTTCGCCATACATCCCTCCGGTATTTCAACGTTGTTGGCTCCGGGATTCCGGACGTGGTGGATGTCAGTCCGCACAACCTGTTCCCCTTGGTCTTCCAAGCGCTGAAGGATGGCGCAACGCCGAAGATCTTTGGTACCGCCTATGCCACGCCGGACGGCAGCTGCGTCAGGGATTACGTCCACGTTGCCGACGTTGCCGCGGCCCACGTGGAAGCTGCCCGGAAACTCCAGGAGGGCGTTGATCTTGAACCCGTCTACAACCTTGGCAGCGGTACCGGGGTATCTGTCCGTCAGATCATGACCGAAATGGCCTCTGTGACGGAGATTCAGTTCGCTCCACAGATTTGCGCAGCCCGGCCCGGCGATCCTGCCCGGATCGTCGCTTCCGGCGAACTGGCACGCCGGGACATCGCCTGGGAACCGAGGCATACGCTCCGGGACATGATCTCCAGCGCCTGGGCGGCAGCCGGGAACCAGAAGTTATCCACCCACTAGCACTGCAACGCACTATCCCAAAGGAACATCATGATCGACGCCCCGGAACTGCTGGCTACCGTCACGGCTACCAGCAAGACCACCATGGAAATCAACCTCAACGCCGCCATCCAGGCTGCGGAGCAGCGTGCGCGCAATGAAGGCCGCTGCGGGATCCTGGTCACGCGGCTGGACTATGCGTCCTACACGGTGGAGCTCTCACCGGACGTGCCCTACGGCTACACCTATGAGAAGCATGACGCCTGAGACGAAGGGATCGCGGGGCACGCCTCGCTCCACCCGCCGGCGCTTCACTGTTCGAATCCGTTCAGCGGATTCGGCCAGGATCCTCTTGTCATGCGTGCTGGTCGGCTTCAGCCTGGTGCTGGGGCTTACGCCGGGTTGGGCTTCGGAGATCAACGGCTCCGACATCAAGATCAGTGTTGACATTGCGCCGCGCACACAATGTAGCGGCCAGTGCCTTCCGAACGGACTCCCCGCGACGGGCCTCGACCCCGTAGGGGCCCTCGTGGCTGCCGGGCTCTGCGGCGGGACCGGGGTGCTCCTCCTGTTCGTCGGGCGCGGGCAAGCCGCTACGCGACGCCTTCCCACGGGCGGCTAGGCCAAGGACGCGACATCATGGATGCACGCCCCGCCAAAAGGTACAAAAACCCCTTGCTGGGTGCCAATATTCCGTGTAAGTTTACGTAAACATTCTTAAGAATCTTTGCACCTGGTTACCTGAATCACCTGCTTCGGTGCGCACAGCCGCGCATCGCCCAGCATGCCCACCCACCCTCGAGGCAACCGCTCACAGCGGGCGGGGGAGGGTGGAATTTCGCCCAACTGGACTCCGTATACGAGCACGGAGTCCGCCCTGGCGCTTCCCTTACCGACACCTCAGGATATGAATCTCCCCCGCATTGCAATGAAGGAGCAAGACGATGAGCAAAACAAGCTTGATCGTAAGAATCTCAGCAGTTGCCGCTGGCACTGCCGTACTGGCCGGCGTGGCCGGAGCCGCACTGGCTGAAGAAAACCATGGCGACCAGGACGTCGACGTGAACGTGGCGATTGCGCAGATCGATGAGCCCGGAATTCTGGCCATGAGCGTGGCAGGAACCACGGCCACCCTGACCGAAGCCGGATCGTCTCCCACCGTCCGCCAGTTCACGGGTTCGCTGCCCACGGTAACGGTGACTGATACGCGACTCCCGGACCAGATCCCGGCCGGTGCCGGCTGGTACGTCATTGGTACATCCACCGACTTCACGGGAACCACGGGCCAGCCGGCGATCGGGGCTGGACATTTGGGGTGGTCCCCTTCGCTGATTGACGGTGGTGAATCGGGGCAGGTTGCCGAGGGCGACGTTGTGGAAACGGTCATGGACTCGGGTGCGGACGCAGTGGGCCTGGTGGACCAGGAATTGCTGGCCCTGGCCCTGGACTCAGCCGCGGTTGCGCCTGAAGGGCAGTGGACCGCAACGGCCGGATTGTTCCTCCGTACGCCGGCTACCGTCGCGCCCGGCGACTACACCGCGAACCTGACGTTGTCGTTGTTCGAGTAGACGCATTGGTGGTCCGGCTCCTGGGGGAGCCGGACTATTTTTGTGTCCAGTATGAAAAAGTTGCAGAGAAATGTCCTGACTGCCGAATACAAGGAGCGCCCATTGATTCCCGAAATAGCTGGACTTCCTTCCCTTGGGTGGACGTCATCGCCCAGCCACGCGAGCTACGACGACGCCGAGGGAACACTCACGCTCACGGCAGCGCCCGGCGTCGATTGGTCCAACGACTCGCTCGGGGGCGAACAGCAGCACCGGGCCTCGGCCCTGGCTTTCACGGCTCCAGCGTCGTTCTCGTTGTCGGCCAGGGTCATGGTGGCCTCGCCACGCACAACGTTCGACGCCGGTGTGCTGGCTTTGTGGACGGACAGCGACCACTGGGCCAAGCTCTGCTTCGAGTACTCTCCGCAAGGGGAGGCCATGGTGGTCAGCGTGGTGACCAATACCTACTCTGATGACTCGAACGGTCCGGTGGTGACCGCACCGTGGGTCTACCTGCGGGTCAGCCGGGTGGGTCCCGCTTGGGCGTTCCATTCGTCAACCGACGGGCGGGACTGGTCCTTTGTCCGTCTTTTCAGGCTGGACACCGACAAACCTGTCCGCGTTGGGTTCATGTCGCAGGCGCCCATGGGGGATAGCTGCGAGGCGCGGTTCGACAGCATCAAATTCATAGAGACAGCGCCGGAGAACCTCCGCGACGGCAGCTAGCCCCCGGCCGCGCTGCCCGTTCTCCGACGCAGACTGGCTGCCTCAGGGAATCGCAGGCACGGCGGTCGCCGTCGCGACCGGTGCGGGAATAGGCAGGATGGCCGGTGCCGGTGCCGGTGCCGGTGCCGGTGTGGTGGGCGGCGTGACGGGTTCGACAGGTGCCGGTGTGGTGGGCGGCGTGACGGGTTCGACAGGTGCCGGTGCGGTGGTTGGCGGTGCTGTTGGCGTTACCGGCGGTGCCGGTGCGGTGGTTGTCGGAGTCGTTGGTTCCGTGGTTGGCGGCGTTGTTGGCGCTACAGGCGCGGTGGTTGTCGGAGTCGTTGGTTCCGTGGTTGGCGGAGCTGTTGGCACACCCGGCGTTGCCGGCGGTGACGTCGGACTAGACGCAGGCGGTGTGGTTGCCGGTGTGGGGGCGGCTGTCGGTGACGGGGGAGTGGTTGGCGGCGCGAACGGTATCGGTGGGTCTGTGGCCGGCGGTGTGGATGCCGGTGCCGGCGGTGGAGTAGCGGGACCGGCGGCAGGTGTCTCTTGGTTCCCAAGCGCGGTGGTGGGCGACCATTGCGGCACGTTCCATGCCGGCGTCGTATCTGTCTGCTGCGCGAAGCTGGTCAGCCGCAGCGCATTGACATGCGCCTCAAATGCCAGGGGTACCAGGCTCCACGCTGACGGATCGGCCAGTGTGCCGTTCACGATGGTTTCAAAATGAAGATGGCACCCGGTGGACGCGCCGGTTGAGCCAACAAGTCCTACGACGTCGGCAGCCAGGACCGTTTCTCCCTTGCGCACTGCGACGGACTGCAGGTGGTTATAGGTGGTGACCAGGCCGCTGCCGTGGTCTATTTCCACCCGGTTCCCTCCGCCCCAAGGATGCCAGCCGACCTCGCGCACGGTTCCCTCGTCAGCGGAATGCACCGGCGTGCCACAGGCTGCGGCGTAGTCCTGTCCCGTATGGAATTCTCCGGCGGAACCCGTCATGGGGTTGGTGCGCTGCCCGAAGGGCGAACTCGGATGGAGGTTCACCAGCGGAGAAATCAAGGTCCCTGGGCCAGGCCGGGCCGGTCGGCGGGACGTGTCACCAGCGGTTGCGCCCCATGAGCCGCCGCTGAAGGAACAGGTGCCGGGTGCTGACAGGCTTTGGGAGCCCAGGAAGCCCGCGATCTCCTCGGCCAACTGCCGGTATTTGGTGTAGTGGTCAGGATCTTGGTTCCGCTGCACGCGGTGGATGGCAATGCTGGAAGGCAGAGCCTGCCAGTCCTTGACGTCTTTCAGGGCCAGGAAGAAGCTGGTTGCGCTGACAAAGGGATCCATGCGATCGGCGGAGGAGCCCCAGGCCCCATTGGCGCGCTGCTGGAACAGGCCCCGCGAGTCCGGCCCTGCGGCGTCACCGTAGTCCTTGCTCTCCAGGGACGATTCGCCAAGTGCGGCCTGAATGCCAAGGATCCGGGCATCGGCGGGCAGGGCCAACTCTTCCGCCGCCGCCACAATGGCGGAGGCGTTCCGGAGTTGGACGTCTGAAACGGGGCCGCCCGCTGGGAGCGCTCCGCGCCCGGTGTTCGTTTGCCCGCACAGCAGCGCCCCTAAGCCATCCGAAGATGCGAAGGTGGGTGGCGTCGTCGTGGAGGCGCTTGAGGCCCGAAATGCGGGCTCGTTCGCGGAACCCCTGGATCCTGCTGGGCTCCCTGCTGCCGCCGGAGCGGGTTCAACGGTGTGTGCCTGGGCTTGCTCTGCGGAGGGGTGGAGAGTCTGAACAGCACCCGAAGGGAAGCTGCCGATCAAGGTTGCGGCAGTGAGTACTGCCAGGGGCAGCGGGATCCGGTGGCGGGTCCGGGTGGCGGGCGGAACGTGGAGCGGGGTTACGCGGTGGTGGCCGTCAGAATGGCCGGTATTCACGGCGCTCACCGTTAGGGGCGGGGTCTAGCCCGGCCAAAGAGTTGGAGGTCGACGACATTGTCTTGATCCGATCCGGGTATGTTTACGTGAACATGATGTCAACGTAAACATACCGCCGACCGGTGGAGTGGTCAAGACTTATGCTGCTGGTGGACTGACAATTCCAGATCGATAAATGCCGCAATCATGGCCCGGTACATTCGCTCGACCACATCCGGCGCAGCCCCGGACTCCTCAGCGATTGAGCGTACCTTTGCAATGACCTTCTCGACTCGATCAGGCGCCTGGACGGCAGCCCGATCCGCCTTGAGCTTGCCGGCCTCCTCCACCCAATGTTGACGCCGGGAAACAAGCCCCACGATCTCCCGATCCAATTCATCGATCTCCGCGCGAATACTCTCAATGTCCAGGCTCGTCATCCCACCAACCCTACCCATGCCCTGTGGAAATCCGGATGCTTAGGTAAGCCAAACAAGGTAAGTTGGCATGGTGATTCCCTCCGTAAAACCTGCCATTGACCGCGCCCCCGGAGTCTCAAAGGAGATCGAGGACGCGGCCTGGTATGTGCTCGGTCCGGCGCTGCAGGGGAGACCTTCGGCGCTGGACGGCGCGACGTTGACGTGGACCGCGGATGCCGCAGGAGAGTTGCTCGAAAGGCTTGAGCGCGGGGTTGAGGACTCCAAAGCGCCCATGATGACCAACCTTCGGCAGAACCTGGACGGCGCGTCCAGGGAAGCCAAGCTGCTTGCCGTGGAATTGCTGTTCCTGCAGTCGCTGCCGCTCGCCCATGAGGTCAAGTCACTCAGGGTGAAGCGCGCCCGCGTTGCCGAAGCCGCGTCCTGGGTTGAGCCTGCCATCGCCTTGCCGGATGAGCTCTACGAGGGCATGACGGACCATGGAGTCATCCGAGACCGCACTGCCGAATTCAACTGGACCATCTGGGACCACTTGAAGTGGCTGTGCCGGTTTGTGGCCCACGTCGACAGCCAAAACACCGACGCCATCAACCAGGCGCTCGCGGACCCCTTGGCATTCCATGAGCTCGCGGCAGCAACGCCGGAGGACCAACCCGCCCTGCGCCGCAGCATCGAGTACCTGGTGTGGCCCAGCTATTTCGAACCCGTGGTGGCGGACGTGGAACGCCAGGAAATCCGGGACGCGTTTGCTTCGCTTGTGGGCGGTGCCAAAGGTGACTCGGACGAGGACATCACCGCGGACATCCACCGCATCCGCCTGCACCTGGACGAGCAAGCCGGGCAACGCATCGACTGGTACGCCCGCCAACTGGTGAGCCAGTGGCGCAAGGTGGGAGACCCGGGTCGTCGTTCCTGGCTCCTGCGCACCCATCACGACAATGCGGACCTCCTGGCGGCCTGGGTAGCCGAAGAAAAGGCCACCTTGGACGTGGAGCACCTGCGTACGCTCACCGCGGGGGTTACGGCAGGCGTGGTCCAGCATGCAGTGGACGAGGATTACAAGCACCTTGGCTATGTGGAACGGGAGGACACCAAGACTGCCGTCTTCGCCTTCCTTACTGTCATGAAGCCCGGCGACCTCACGCTCTACCAGCACACCGGACGGGTACGGGTTGGAGTGGTCCTCGGCGAGCCCGAACACCACGAAGACAACCGCCGGATCCGCCGCAAGGTCCGCTGGTTCGATGACAGTTATGCCATCCCCGAGCTTCCCCGCCACGCCCAGCGGCAGCTGTCCACCCCCGGCATCCTGGTGGATGTCACCCGGGTCATCCAGGCACTGCAGGAACTGCTCCCGGTAGAAGCTGAAACCGACGGCGAGGACGAAGCCCCGCCCACCGCCGTCGTCGAGGTTGTCCAGCAAGGCTTCCGGCCCCTGACCGACCAGTTCGCAGCGTCCCTTCACATGGACCTCGAGCCGCTCAAGGAGATCGCGGAACTACTGGAGGAGAACCGGCAGCTGGTTCTTTATGGTCCTCCGGGCACCGGCAAGACCTACCTTGCCAAGCACCTCGCCGCCGAACTGGCGGGAGATCACACCGACGAACGCGTGAAGCTGGTGCAGTTCCACCCGTCCTATGCCTACGAGGACTTCTTTGAGGGCTACCGGCCGGACAAGACCGACGACGGCCAGGTGTCCTTCAAGCTCGTCGCCGGGCCGTTGCGCCGGCTAGCCGAGGAAGCCGCCAAACCGGAAAACGCGCACAAACCGTACTTCCTCATCATCGATGAAATGAACCGCGCCAACCTGGCCAAGGTGTTCGGCGAGCTCTACTTCCTACTCGAATACCGGGACGACCGGATCTACCTGCAGTACAGCCCCAACGAGCCCTTCAGCCTGCCTGACAACCTTTACATCATCGGCACCATGAACACGGCGGACCGCTCCATCGCCATGATGGACGCCGCCATCCGGCGCCGTTTCGCGTTCATCGAACTGCACCCCAACGTCGAACCGGTCAAGGGATCGCTGCGGCGGTTCCTGGAGGCACGGGGACTGGACACTCTCAACGCGGACCTCCTGGACGCGCTCAACGCCGCGATCGATGACTGGGACCGGGACCTGATGATCGGGCCGTCGTACTTCATGAAGAACGCCGCCCAGAATCCGACGGGCCTGCGCCGGATCTGGAAGTACGAGCTCATGCCGTTGCTGGAGGAGCACTACCACGGGCAGCTGAACCGGGCACAGCTGGAGGAGCGCTTCGGCCTGGACCAGTTACTGGGACGTCTTGCAGCCCGCTAAAGCCATCCCACCCAGGCCGGGCCGGGCACCAGCCAGTGCTGGCCGGGCCGCGGCGCCCCGGCACATCGTCATGGACGAGCTCTCCGGCGGCGTGGTGGACAAACTCGATCCCGAATCCGCAGCGTTCATCAATGCCAGCGGCCTGGCCAAAGCTTCTCCCATGGGCATGGGCCTCTACAGGATCGAGCCAGTGGGCAAAGTGGGCTCCGTCCGCACCCCCACAGTTCAACTGGAAGTCCGGCCCAAGGACCGCCTTGGCCTAAGCCGCCTGCTGTTCCTTCTGGGCTACGCCGGGGAACAGGGTTTCCGCGACCATGCGGTGGAGGCCGTGGAGCATCCGGACCTGTGGAGCGCCTTGGCTGAGTCGCTGGCGCAGTTGGCGGACCGGGCCCTCAGCCGCGGCGTCCTGCAGGGCTACCTGACGGTGGAGGAATCGCTGCGGACCGTCAAAGGCCGGATCCGGATTTCGGACCAGATCTCCCGCCGCCCCGGCATGATGGTGCCGCTGGAGGTGTCCTACGACGAATTCACCGAGGATATCGCCGAGAACCGTATTCTCCGTGCCGCGTTGGAGCGGATGGGAAAGGTGCCGGGGGTACGGCCCGACGTCCTGAGCCGTATCAGGCAGCTCAAGGGAAAGCTCGACGCCGTCACGCGGCTTCAGTCCGGAGCACCGCTGCCGCCGTGGCGGGCCAGCCGGATGAACCTCCGGTACCACCCTGTGCTGAGGCTGTCCGAAGTGATCCTGCGCAATGCCTCCGCCGAGGCGGGCGAGGGCAAGCAACAAACGGCGTCCTTCGTGGTGGATATGGCCCAGGTGTTCGAGGAGTTCGTGGGGACCGCGCTGCGCGGAGCCATGAGCGCCCATCCCGGGGAGATGCGACTCCAATACGGGGCGCTCCTGAACGAGGCAGTCAATGACTCAGATCGCCTGACGGTCCGCCCCGACGCCGTGCAC
This genomic window contains:
- the galE gene encoding UDP-glucose 4-epimerase GalE; the protein is MAWLVTGGAGYIGSHVAQALMDDGHDVVVIDDLSSGKLGFVQEGAAFEQGSLLDTGFLKDVFARHDVAGVIHLAGFKYAGVSVEWPLHTYFQNVTGTGNLLAAMEAASVRAIVFSSSAAVYGNTDVDLVTESTPTRPESPYGESKLIGEWLIADQSRATGLRHTSLRYFNVVGSGIPDVVDVSPHNLFPLVFQALKDGATPKIFGTAYATPDGSCVRDYVHVADVAAAHVEAARKLQEGVDLEPVYNLGSGTGVSVRQIMTEMASVTEIQFAPQICAARPGDPARIVASGELARRDIAWEPRHTLRDMISSAWAAAGNQKLSTH
- a CDS encoding DUF1349 domain-containing protein; the protein is MIPEIAGLPSLGWTSSPSHASYDDAEGTLTLTAAPGVDWSNDSLGGEQQHRASALAFTAPASFSLSARVMVASPRTTFDAGVLALWTDSDHWAKLCFEYSPQGEAMVVSVVTNTYSDDSNGPVVTAPWVYLRVSRVGPAWAFHSSTDGRDWSFVRLFRLDTDKPVRVGFMSQAPMGDSCEARFDSIKFIETAPENLRDGS
- a CDS encoding peptidoglycan DD-metalloendopeptidase family protein, coding for MNTGHSDGHHRVTPLHVPPATRTRHRIPLPLAVLTAATLIGSFPSGAVQTLHPSAEQAQAHTVEPAPAAAGSPAGSRGSANEPAFRASSASTTTPPTFASSDGLGALLCGQTNTGRGALPAGGPVSDVQLRNASAIVAAAEELALPADARILGIQAALGESSLESKDYGDAAGPDSRGLFQQRANGAWGSSADRMDPFVSATSFFLALKDVKDWQALPSSIAIHRVQRNQDPDHYTKYRQLAEEIAGFLGSQSLSAPGTCSFSGGSWGATAGDTSRRPARPGPGTLISPLVNLHPSSPFGQRTNPMTGSAGEFHTGQDYAAACGTPVHSADEGTVREVGWHPWGGGNRVEIDHGSGLVTTYNHLQSVAVRKGETVLAADVVGLVGSTGASTGCHLHFETIVNGTLADPSAWSLVPLAFEAHVNALRLTSFAQQTDTTPAWNVPQWSPTTALGNQETPAAGPATPPPAPASTPPATDPPIPFAPPTTPPSPTAAPTPATTPPASSPTSPPATPGVPTAPPTTEPTTPTTTAPVAPTTPPTTEPTTPTTTAPAPPVTPTAPPTTAPAPVEPVTPPTTPAPVEPVTPPTTPAPAPAPAPAILPIPAPVATATAVPAIP
- a CDS encoding chorismate mutase, which produces MTSLDIESIRAEIDELDREIVGLVSRRQHWVEEAGKLKADRAAVQAPDRVEKVIAKVRSIAEESGAAPDVVERMYRAMIAAFIDLELSVHQQHKS
- a CDS encoding McrB family protein, translated to MVIPSVKPAIDRAPGVSKEIEDAAWYVLGPALQGRPSALDGATLTWTADAAGELLERLERGVEDSKAPMMTNLRQNLDGASREAKLLAVELLFLQSLPLAHEVKSLRVKRARVAEAASWVEPAIALPDELYEGMTDHGVIRDRTAEFNWTIWDHLKWLCRFVAHVDSQNTDAINQALADPLAFHELAAATPEDQPALRRSIEYLVWPSYFEPVVADVERQEIRDAFASLVGGAKGDSDEDITADIHRIRLHLDEQAGQRIDWYARQLVSQWRKVGDPGRRSWLLRTHHDNADLLAAWVAEEKATLDVEHLRTLTAGVTAGVVQHAVDEDYKHLGYVEREDTKTAVFAFLTVMKPGDLTLYQHTGRVRVGVVLGEPEHHEDNRRIRRKVRWFDDSYAIPELPRHAQRQLSTPGILVDVTRVIQALQELLPVEAETDGEDEAPPTAVVEVVQQGFRPLTDQFAASLHMDLEPLKEIAELLEENRQLVLYGPPGTGKTYLAKHLAAELAGDHTDERVKLVQFHPSYAYEDFFEGYRPDKTDDGQVSFKLVAGPLRRLAEEAAKPENAHKPYFLIIDEMNRANLAKVFGELYFLLEYRDDRIYLQYSPNEPFSLPDNLYIIGTMNTADRSIAMMDAAIRRRFAFIELHPNVEPVKGSLRRFLEARGLDTLNADLLDALNAAIDDWDRDLMIGPSYFMKNAAQNPTGLRRIWKYELMPLLEEHYHGQLNRAQLEERFGLDQLLGRLAAR
- a CDS encoding McrC family protein, with amino-acid sequence MDELSGGVVDKLDPESAAFINASGLAKASPMGMGLYRIEPVGKVGSVRTPTVQLEVRPKDRLGLSRLLFLLGYAGEQGFRDHAVEAVEHPDLWSALAESLAQLADRALSRGVLQGYLTVEESLRTVKGRIRISDQISRRPGMMVPLEVSYDEFTEDIAENRILRAALERMGKVPGVRPDVLSRIRQLKGKLDAVTRLQSGAPLPPWRASRMNLRYHPVLRLSEVILRNASAEAGEGKQQTASFVVDMAQVFEEFVGTALRGAMSAHPGEMRLQYGALLNEAVNDSDRLTVRPDAVHFLGGRPVVVYDSKYKAASDAGASLSADHYQLLAYCTALRVPTAWLVYAGAGEVKLRRILNTDIDIVEYPLDLSLPPSEILAAVADLAEQSWGEVVRQAVAGRSASD